The following is a genomic window from Dermacentor variabilis isolate Ectoservices chromosome 11, ASM5094787v1, whole genome shotgun sequence.
CCACAATCTCCGCAGCCGCTATGATTCGCTCTTTGTTGTTGTTCGTATCCCCTGCTATAGAACGTGAAACGTCGGCACGCGAGGACTGGAGCGACGTCATCGCCACGACGGACGCACGGGAAATCCTGAGGCGAGTCAGTTACCCGGACGACGCCACCCGGCGGTCGCTGTACGCGTCGTGGCTGAGAGTCGTCGCCTCCACCAGATGGCAGGAGTCGTTCGACCGCCTCATGCTCGAGTGCGTGGCTGCCACGCCGTCGCCGACAGCCCCCTGGAAGCCGCTGTTCGCCAGCATCTACAGAGTCGGGGACGTCATATACCTGCCGTCACGGGGTATGAAAGAGCGCTTGCTGAACCTCGACAAGATGCCCAAGCTCTTCGCACCAAAGCTCGAGGACGTCGAGCCGCTCCCTTCTTCTCCCGGATTCGTCGACTTCCTCGCCGACCTGTTACGGAAGAGCCGCAGCTCTCTGGCGGCCCTGAACGAGGCCGGCCTGATCATCGGCTTCTACAGCCTGGCGCTGGCCGTTGTCGCAGCCAAGCCCGTGAGAGAGGTGCAGGACTTCTTCCGAACTCGACTGAAGAGGGCGCTGGCCGCGGCTGTGCCTACGTCGTTCGACGGAGACGTGTTCTGCCCCAGCGGCAGGTTCCTGACCGAACTGGCCCGCAAGACGTACTCGGCCGAGGGAAAGGTGAAGCCTTACATCGTGCTCCTGGTGCTGGGTCAGTATGCGTACCATGTCGACGCAGCCGAAGCACCGCCGAGGTAACGACATTTATAGTTAGcactgtgcgtgcgtgcatgcttTAATTGAGTATAGTGTCCCAGGCAAGCTGTTAAAAACTGACATCACATACGCTTATGCATGGGACCAGCGATTTTTGTTCTTGAGTTCTCATCCGCTACCAGGGTAACTATTGCCTATTAATTACCTTGCTATTTAAAGAAGATAGGTAAATTACATTTTTGGAGCAAATAATGGTGTGGCTTCTCATTGACTCCCCAAATGCCTGCTTATAATTCCGTAGGCTGCGATCG
Proteins encoded in this region:
- the LOC142564992 gene encoding uncharacterized protein LOC142564992, with amino-acid sequence MEFISERETSAREDWSDVIATTDAREILRRVSYPDDATRRSLYASWLRVVASTRWQESFDRLMLECVAATPSPTAPWKPLFASIYRVGDVIYLPSRGMKERLLNLDKMPKLFAPKLEDVEPLPSSPGFVDFLADLLRKSRSSLAALNEAGLIIGFYSLALAVVAAKPVREVQDFFRTRLKRALAAAVPTSFDGDVFCPSGRFLTELARKTYSAEGKVKPYIVLLVLGQYAYHVDAAEAPPSADVRFLEEGFLTPAKFGHLHIIQLLYVVQEKTALSAKVLNRILRDGHSQEVRVSSQRVREFLADADKPMQRTRPWCRAASMRFFPHLSVCYHVDYAMRLTAFVAPDPDDLLWRRPEFAGVSAARVKDARLWARNFKRALRKGNYGTAPRLDCSNELARFEKPTVNAVRPFRHSP